The following are encoded in a window of Clarias gariepinus isolate MV-2021 ecotype Netherlands chromosome 8, CGAR_prim_01v2, whole genome shotgun sequence genomic DNA:
- the LOC128528840 gene encoding group XIIA secretory phospholipase A2-like isoform X1 — protein MKQISLSALLLLATCLSSATPKKSEYKTSDWTETLINIKDGVQNLYTYYTYFKKVKTALDLMLGSDHLCEFKCPGSGQMLFPRPGHNPSSNGCGTPLFVFHFDIKIPATTRCCNQHDYCYDTCGRKKRECDEQFQICLKNICGNLLKALGLDQNDACDLLVSHVFDGVMHLGCKPYLDSQKAACVCKDKAKL, from the exons ATGAAGCAGATCAGTTTGTCAGCCCTCCTGCTCCTGGCAACATGCCTGTCCAGTGCAACACCTAAAAAGTCTGAATACAAGACATCTGACTGGACAGAGACTTTAATAAACATCAAGGATGGAGTTCAGAACTTATACACTTACTACACATacttcaaaaaagttaaaactgcTTTGGATTTAATGTTGGGTTCTGATCATCTGTGTGAGTTTAAATGCCCTGGCTCTG gacaaaTGCTCTTTCCTCGGCCTGGCCACAACCCATCATCCAATGGATGTGGTACCCCGCTGTTTGTATTTCAT TTTGATATTAAAATCCCAGCAACAACCAGGTGCTGTAACCAACACGACTACTGCTACGACACATGTGGACGAAAAAAGCGGGAGTGTGATGAGCAGTTCCAGATTTGCTTGAAGAACATTTGTGGGAACCTTCTGAAAGCGCTGGGGCTGGACCAGAATGATG CATGTGATTTACTGGTGAGTCATGTCTTCGATGGCGTCATGCACCTAGGCTGCAAACCCTACCTGGATAGCCAGAAAGCTGCATGTGTCTGCAAGGATAAAGCTAAGCTGTGA
- the LOC128528840 gene encoding group XIIA secretory phospholipase A2-like isoform X3, with protein MLFPRPGHNPSSNGCGTPLFVFHFDIKIPATTRCCNQHDYCYDTCGRKKRECDEQFQICLKNICGNLLKALGLDQNDACDLLVSHVFDGVMHLGCKPYLDSQKAACVCKDKAKL; from the exons aTGCTCTTTCCTCGGCCTGGCCACAACCCATCATCCAATGGATGTGGTACCCCGCTGTTTGTATTTCAT TTTGATATTAAAATCCCAGCAACAACCAGGTGCTGTAACCAACACGACTACTGCTACGACACATGTGGACGAAAAAAGCGGGAGTGTGATGAGCAGTTCCAGATTTGCTTGAAGAACATTTGTGGGAACCTTCTGAAAGCGCTGGGGCTGGACCAGAATGATG CATGTGATTTACTGGTGAGTCATGTCTTCGATGGCGTCATGCACCTAGGCTGCAAACCCTACCTGGATAGCCAGAAAGCTGCATGTGTCTGCAAGGATAAAGCTAAGCTGTGA
- the LOC128528840 gene encoding group XIIA secretory phospholipase A2-like isoform X2: MVLFLWRGYFQFLSPIFCNSKSIIRTNYFKTLIKLILHLILRQMLFPRPGHNPSSNGCGTPLFVFHFDIKIPATTRCCNQHDYCYDTCGRKKRECDEQFQICLKNICGNLLKALGLDQNDACDLLVSHVFDGVMHLGCKPYLDSQKAACVCKDKAKL, encoded by the exons ATGGTTTTGTTTCTGTGGAGAGGTTACTTTCAGTTTCTTTCTCCCATTTTCTGTAACAGTAAATCTATAATtagaacaaattattttaagacTCTTATCAAACTCATCTTGCACCTGATCCTGA gacaaaTGCTCTTTCCTCGGCCTGGCCACAACCCATCATCCAATGGATGTGGTACCCCGCTGTTTGTATTTCAT TTTGATATTAAAATCCCAGCAACAACCAGGTGCTGTAACCAACACGACTACTGCTACGACACATGTGGACGAAAAAAGCGGGAGTGTGATGAGCAGTTCCAGATTTGCTTGAAGAACATTTGTGGGAACCTTCTGAAAGCGCTGGGGCTGGACCAGAATGATG CATGTGATTTACTGGTGAGTCATGTCTTCGATGGCGTCATGCACCTAGGCTGCAAACCCTACCTGGATAGCCAGAAAGCTGCATGTGTCTGCAAGGATAAAGCTAAGCTGTGA